The bacterium genome includes a region encoding these proteins:
- a CDS encoding metal ABC transporter ATP-binding protein, giving the protein MSSVEAPTPDAMGAHGPAVTVRDAVFRYGSKTVVEQSSVDIPAGSITALIGPNGAGKSTLLNAFAGLVQPASGSVTVGSRNGRTYRTSYVLQETKVNPSLPVTVREVVSMGRYAGRRPLRLLTREDRRMVDEAMERTNITHLALRHLSRLSGGERHRVLLAQGLAQDHDILLLDEPATGLDVVSIQAVRDTIRSENAHGCTVIVTTHDLAEAWDAHYVVLLAGRVVTAGPPSEVLTASQLTAAYGLGLMNVEGTHLFLDDPHHDETDRHHSHERSIHLESDPTDLHHDEHNH; this is encoded by the coding sequence GTGTCATCAGTCGAGGCTCCGACCCCGGACGCGATGGGGGCTCATGGACCGGCTGTGACAGTCCGGGACGCGGTGTTCCGCTATGGCTCGAAGACGGTCGTAGAGCAGTCCAGCGTCGATATCCCCGCCGGATCGATCACGGCGCTGATCGGTCCCAACGGCGCAGGCAAGTCGACGCTCCTCAACGCCTTTGCCGGACTGGTCCAACCGGCATCGGGTAGCGTCACCGTGGGGTCCAGGAACGGACGGACCTACCGCACTTCCTACGTGCTCCAGGAGACGAAGGTGAATCCCTCGCTACCCGTCACCGTTCGGGAGGTGGTGAGCATGGGCCGCTACGCAGGCCGCCGGCCCCTGCGCCTTCTTACCAGGGAGGATCGCAGGATGGTCGACGAGGCGATGGAGAGGACCAACATCACCCACCTCGCCTTGCGGCATCTCTCCCGGCTCTCGGGCGGGGAACGCCACCGGGTGCTGCTGGCCCAAGGGCTGGCGCAGGACCACGACATCCTGCTGCTCGACGAGCCGGCCACCGGCCTCGATGTGGTGTCCATCCAGGCGGTCCGCGACACCATCCGCTCCGAGAACGCTCACGGATGCACGGTCATCGTCACCACTCATGACCTGGCCGAAGCCTGGGATGCCCACTACGTGGTCCTTTTGGCAGGGCGCGTGGTCACCGCCGGTCCGCCCAGCGAGGTCCTCACGGCATCGCAGCTGACGGCCGCCTACGGCTTGGGGCTGATGAACGTAGAGGGCACCCACCTGTTCCTCGACGATCCTCATCACGACGAGACGGATAGGCATCACTCCCACGAACGATCCATCCATCTGGAGTCTGACCCGACCGACCTTCACCACGACGAGCACAATCACTGA
- the pknB gene encoding Stk1 family PASTA domain-containing Ser/Thr kinase — translation MVAPNSLGRYELTAQIARGGMSDVFEARDRLLDRKVAVKILHDRFAETDTFVARFRKEARAVANLSHPNVVSVYDWGEEDGTYFMVMELVKGRSLRDIIQAEGKLLPRRATEIAAEIAKALDAAHRSGVIHRDIKPGNILLTTDGSVKVTDFGVARARNASEGLTKVGSVIGTATYFSPEQASGDPADERSDIYSLGVVLYEMLVGRPPFRGESPVSVAYQHVTAEVVPPSRLNTDVSLELENVVMRALDKDPDRRYGTAADIHHDLLVLLQGRPSPVSQAPVAPPARAPTPQDLPPAPPRDDDAYRRQRGQPRQPSQLPFILTAVLLAAGVVLGAYLLLNSLSNDPAPSTTVPVVTIAIPNVTGLSEEEARIVLQEAGFLVTTSREFSEAPEDSVIRTEPAVGTVAEEESQVNMVVSDGPALLQVPTVVGSTRERAIGQLRGQGFAFTERTARHDTIGVGLVISQDPAGEAKAQVGTVVELVISAGPQPIEMPRVIGLSRDRAEGMLEGLGLEVSTTSARSNEVPPGVVARQEPAPGADVNPGWSVQLVISEGPEMFVLEELAGQPVADVIVLLGEAGMQVQVIQEPSPSHEVGVVIRTDPPGGTELPVGEMITLYESTGPDLVEVPDLTGATPEEAEATLAGLGLILEVAASRAAVDAPELDGRIARQAPGPGEVFLRGETVLVVLGDYTAPVVDSEGDNSES, via the coding sequence CGGGGTGGCATGTCGGATGTGTTCGAGGCTCGGGATCGTCTCCTCGACCGCAAGGTGGCTGTCAAGATACTGCACGACCGGTTTGCGGAGACGGACACCTTCGTGGCCCGATTCCGCAAGGAAGCCCGCGCGGTCGCCAACCTGAGCCATCCCAACGTGGTGTCGGTCTACGACTGGGGCGAGGAGGACGGCACCTACTTCATGGTCATGGAGTTGGTCAAGGGGCGGTCCCTGCGCGACATTATCCAGGCCGAGGGCAAGCTCCTGCCGCGTCGAGCGACCGAGATAGCAGCGGAAATCGCCAAGGCGCTTGACGCCGCTCACCGCAGCGGTGTCATCCACCGCGACATCAAGCCAGGCAACATCCTCCTTACCACGGACGGCAGCGTCAAGGTGACCGACTTCGGCGTGGCCCGGGCTCGCAATGCTTCCGAAGGCCTGACCAAGGTGGGATCGGTCATAGGAACCGCCACCTACTTCAGCCCCGAACAGGCAAGTGGCGACCCGGCCGACGAACGGTCGGACATCTACAGCCTTGGAGTGGTGCTCTACGAGATGCTGGTGGGGCGTCCCCCCTTCAGGGGGGAGAGCCCGGTGTCGGTGGCATACCAGCACGTCACCGCCGAGGTCGTTCCGCCGAGCAGGCTCAATACCGACGTGTCGCTGGAGCTCGAGAACGTGGTCATGCGCGCTCTCGACAAGGACCCTGATCGACGCTACGGGACGGCCGCCGACATCCACCATGACCTGCTGGTGCTGCTACAGGGCCGGCCTTCGCCCGTCAGTCAGGCCCCGGTCGCTCCTCCCGCCCGCGCCCCAACCCCGCAGGACCTGCCGCCTGCCCCGCCGCGAGACGACGATGCCTACCGGCGTCAGCGGGGCCAGCCCCGCCAGCCCTCGCAACTTCCCTTCATCCTCACCGCTGTTCTCCTGGCCGCCGGCGTGGTGCTCGGCGCATACCTCCTGCTCAACAGCCTCTCGAACGATCCGGCGCCGTCCACCACCGTGCCGGTAGTGACCATTGCGATTCCCAACGTGACAGGCCTATCCGAGGAGGAGGCGCGCATCGTGCTCCAGGAGGCGGGATTCCTGGTCACGACCAGCAGGGAGTTCAGCGAGGCTCCGGAGGACTCGGTGATCCGGACCGAGCCGGCGGTTGGAACGGTCGCCGAGGAGGAGTCGCAGGTCAATATGGTGGTTTCCGACGGCCCGGCCCTGTTGCAGGTTCCCACCGTGGTCGGCTCCACCAGGGAGCGCGCCATCGGGCAACTCCGAGGTCAAGGGTTCGCCTTCACGGAGCGCACCGCCCGCCACGACACGATAGGGGTTGGTCTGGTGATCAGTCAGGATCCGGCGGGCGAGGCCAAAGCCCAGGTCGGAACGGTGGTCGAGCTGGTGATCTCGGCCGGTCCACAGCCGATCGAAATGCCCCGGGTGATCGGACTGAGCCGCGATCGAGCGGAGGGAATGCTCGAAGGGCTCGGCCTGGAGGTCTCAACCACTTCGGCCCGCAGCAACGAGGTGCCGCCCGGGGTGGTGGCCCGCCAGGAGCCTGCTCCCGGAGCGGACGTGAACCCCGGATGGAGTGTTCAGTTGGTCATCTCCGAAGGTCCGGAGATGTTCGTACTCGAGGAACTGGCCGGTCAACCGGTTGCTGATGTGATCGTCCTGCTCGGGGAGGCCGGCATGCAGGTCCAGGTCATTCAGGAGCCCAGCCCGAGCCATGAGGTGGGCGTGGTCATCCGCACCGATCCGCCGGGGGGGACGGAACTGCCGGTGGGCGAGATGATCACCTTGTACGAATCCACGGGTCCGGATCTGGTCGAGGTTCCCGACCTCACCGGCGCCACTCCTGAGGAGGCGGAAGCGACTCTGGCCGGTTTGGGTCTGATACTGGAGGTTGCCGCATCCAGGGCCGCGGTCGACGCGCCCGAGTTGGACGGGAGGATCGCCCGCCAGGCGCCCGGCCCGGGCGAGGTGTTCCTACGGGGCGAGACCGTGCTGGTGGTACTCGGTGATTACACTGCCCCGGTGGTGGACTCCGAGGGCGATAACTCGGAGTCGTAG